One Hordeum vulgare subsp. vulgare chromosome 4H, MorexV3_pseudomolecules_assembly, whole genome shotgun sequence DNA window includes the following coding sequences:
- the LOC123450505 gene encoding wiskott-Aldrich syndrome protein homolog 1-like, translated as MQQGRNGNARCTLSEFMRNLSPTFIQADEPLDVDGWIRTFEDLLALVNCDEDPGKVLYYSHYLGAPAPPPDGSAPLPVARGFRRRSYPRAPTEQTLNACIRRRLSAWSTPILLPRPTASCPAPQFDRSRPPCSPPAASPPPTSGRIPAIPSPCRSILATSSSTTSPRIHPQCKIASVASRRQKPVRQSLPSALVGRVLTPELYGDSHALQRMRPLPPRTPVCPAPGMVLPSARNCHQRCPSPLPVPARGKKTNLTGGFNLSEYPWDGSTYWIFIIVIDIISPLCVVAQTPDCGNFCYFI; from the exons ATGCAACAAGGTAGGAATGGCAATGCCCGCTGCACTCTGTCGGAGTTCATGAGGAATTTGTCCCCAACCTTCATCCAGGCTGATGAACCTCTCGATGTTGACGGCTGGATTCGCACCttcgaggacctccttgcattggtcaaTTGCGATGAGGATCCTGGGAAGGTTCTCTATTACTCTCACTACCTTGGAG CCCCTGCACCCCCGCCAGATGGCTCTGCTCCCTTGCCCGTCGCTAGAGGCTTTCGTCGTCGATCTTATCCTCGGGCTCCAACAGAACAGACGTTGAACGCCTGTATAAGGAGGCGCCTGAGCGCTTGGAGCACCCCCATCCTCCTCCCTAGACCCACAGCTAGCTGCCCAGCGCCCCAGTTCGACCGAAGCCGCCCGCCCTGCTCGCCCCCGGCTGCGTCGCCGCCGCCAACATCCGGACGAATTCCGGCAATCCCGAGCCCCTGCCGCTCCATCTTAGCCACCAGTAGCTCAACCACGTCCCCTAGGATCCATCCCCAATGCAAAATCGCATCGGTAGCGAGCCGTAGGCAGAAGCCAGTGCGCCAGAGCCTCCCTTCTGCCTTGGTCGGACGTGTGCTCACTCCCGAGCTCTACGGCGATTCACATGCCCTCCAGAGGATGAGGCCCTTACCCCCAAGGACGCCGGTGTGCCCAGCTCCGGGAATGGTGCTTCCTAGCGCCAGAAATTGCCATCAGCGTTGTCCCTCCCCTCTGCCCGTGCccgcaagggggaagaagacgaaCTTGACCGGTGGGTTCAACTTGTCG GAATATCCCTGGGATGGTTCTACGTACTGGATATTCAtcattgtaattgatattataagccctttatgcgttgttgctcagacgcccgactgtggtaaCTTttgttatttcatataa